In Mastacembelus armatus chromosome 4, fMasArm1.2, whole genome shotgun sequence, the following are encoded in one genomic region:
- the ctdspl3 gene encoding CTD small phosphatase-like protein 2 isoform X2 encodes MIKRRLLPRGRARKRAIAVNNIETDSAFKTPVRSIMRHERILSEMDPMSPRNTTRNIYTPIVRFLTPSKENMKCAGTGNSVLMSPEQGVFGYGSIDLLAGDEDDDVFNPFTFIKNIPLQSQHSRPRVRDIPPKTRSTPEATLVVDLEETLMFSSLNVIDDAEYTFHAAFQDHQYKVYMILRPHAKEFMQAMAKSYELFVYTCAKKEYAEKILEILDPQRKLFRHRLYQDDCACILGHYIKDLSILGRDLTKTVVLDNAPHTYPYHLMNTIPIKSWCGEPEDRELQKLIPYMEKLSAAEDFREVLKKRKDHFHRLLSED; translated from the exons ATGATCAAGAGGCGACTGCTGCCCCGTGGCAGAGCAAGGAAGCGGGCTATTGCCGTTAACAATATAGAAACTG ATTCGGCCTTCAAGACTCCAGTCAGATCCATCATGCGTCATGAGCGCATACTGTCTGAGATGGACCCGATGTCTCCTCGTAACACAACAAGAAATATCTACACACCTATCGTGCGTTTCCTCACACCCAGCAAAGAAA ATATGAAGTGTGCAGGTACTGGAAACAGCGTGCTGATGAGCCCAGAACAGGGTGTATTTGGTTATGGTTCCATTGACCTTTTGGCTGGAGACGAGGATGATGACGTGTTCAATCC GTTTACATTCATCAAGAACATACCACTGCAGTCTCAGCATTCCCGGCCCAGAGTCAGAGATATTCCACCTAAGACCAGGAGCACTCCAGAGGCCACGCTGGTGGTCGATCTG GAAGAGACCCTGATGTTCAGCTCTCTGAATGTAATTGACGATGCAGAGTACACCTTCCACGCAGCTTTCCAGGATCATCAGTACAAG GTGTACATGATCCTACGACCACATGCGAAGGAGTTTATGCAGGCCATGGCAAAAAGCTAtgag CTCTTTGTTTACACATGTGCAAAGAAGGAATACGCTGAGAAGATACTGGAAATCCTGGACCCACAGAGGAAGCTGTTTCG ACATCGTCTGTATCAGGATGATTGCGCCTGCATCCTCGGACACTACATCAAAGATCTCAGCATTCTGGGAAGGGATCTCACCAAGACCGTGGTTCTAGACAATGCCCCACACACATACCCGTACCAT CTGATGAACACAATTCCCATCAAGAGCTGGTGTGGAGAACCTGAGGACAGAGAACTCCAGAAACTCATCCCTTACATGGAGAAACTGTCTGCAGCG GAGGATTTTCGGGAGGtgctgaagaagaggaaggatcACTTCCACAGGCTGCTGTCAGAGGACTGA
- the ctdspl3 gene encoding CTD small phosphatase-like protein 3 isoform X1, whose amino-acid sequence MRLRSQKTVTPCLETPRRGRRPTNKETPKRTRLSVPESPVQAQAKETVDDDSHHSDDDVPMIKRRLLPRGRARKRAIAVNNIETDSAFKTPVRSIMRHERILSEMDPMSPRNTTRNIYTPIVRFLTPSKENMKCAGTGNSVLMSPEQGVFGYGSIDLLAGDEDDDVFNPFTFIKNIPLQSQHSRPRVRDIPPKTRSTPEATLVVDLEETLMFSSLNVIDDAEYTFHAAFQDHQYKVYMILRPHAKEFMQAMAKSYELFVYTCAKKEYAEKILEILDPQRKLFRHRLYQDDCACILGHYIKDLSILGRDLTKTVVLDNAPHTYPYHLMNTIPIKSWCGEPEDRELQKLIPYMEKLSAAEDFREVLKKRKDHFHRLLSED is encoded by the exons ATGAGACTCAGGTCTCAGAAAACCGTTACACCATGTTTGGAGACGCCGAGAAGGGGCCGCCGACCGACCAACAAAGAGACGCCAAAACGAACGCGGCTTTCGGTGCCTGAAAGTCCAGTTCAAGCCCAG GCTAAAGAAACTGTGGATGATGACTCCCACCACTCAGATGATGATGTTCCTATGATCAAGAGGCGACTGCTGCCCCGTGGCAGAGCAAGGAAGCGGGCTATTGCCGTTAACAATATAGAAACTG ATTCGGCCTTCAAGACTCCAGTCAGATCCATCATGCGTCATGAGCGCATACTGTCTGAGATGGACCCGATGTCTCCTCGTAACACAACAAGAAATATCTACACACCTATCGTGCGTTTCCTCACACCCAGCAAAGAAA ATATGAAGTGTGCAGGTACTGGAAACAGCGTGCTGATGAGCCCAGAACAGGGTGTATTTGGTTATGGTTCCATTGACCTTTTGGCTGGAGACGAGGATGATGACGTGTTCAATCC GTTTACATTCATCAAGAACATACCACTGCAGTCTCAGCATTCCCGGCCCAGAGTCAGAGATATTCCACCTAAGACCAGGAGCACTCCAGAGGCCACGCTGGTGGTCGATCTG GAAGAGACCCTGATGTTCAGCTCTCTGAATGTAATTGACGATGCAGAGTACACCTTCCACGCAGCTTTCCAGGATCATCAGTACAAG GTGTACATGATCCTACGACCACATGCGAAGGAGTTTATGCAGGCCATGGCAAAAAGCTAtgag CTCTTTGTTTACACATGTGCAAAGAAGGAATACGCTGAGAAGATACTGGAAATCCTGGACCCACAGAGGAAGCTGTTTCG ACATCGTCTGTATCAGGATGATTGCGCCTGCATCCTCGGACACTACATCAAAGATCTCAGCATTCTGGGAAGGGATCTCACCAAGACCGTGGTTCTAGACAATGCCCCACACACATACCCGTACCAT CTGATGAACACAATTCCCATCAAGAGCTGGTGTGGAGAACCTGAGGACAGAGAACTCCAGAAACTCATCCCTTACATGGAGAAACTGTCTGCAGCG GAGGATTTTCGGGAGGtgctgaagaagaggaaggatcACTTCCACAGGCTGCTGTCAGAGGACTGA